The nucleotide window CGTAGCCTTGCGGTGGTGGGTGGTAACACCTTCTTGGCTTCATGTGGCCACGTACAGACATGCGTACCATGCAGCAGCAGGTCGAGATAGCGTCGGGGCTCCGCCTCTAATAATGCTGTGCTCCACCACCTGACTCTAATCACATGCATCGCTTATCTCCGTCCTCCTCCCGCTGCCCACCGCCGCTTTGAGCTCCTCGCTCCCTCCATGCATGATGCATCCATCTCAACCTCCCCAAATCTCTCTCGGAAGCACTCATGGGTTATAACCTGATCTCTTCCGAGTTTAATCATGGCTTCCCCTGTGCAGGAAGAAGCACCGCCACCACATCCTAATCCCTCGAAGATTAGCTGGTTTGGTTTGGGTCACCTGCCGAGGGTCCTACACACCCGTATCCCCCATGCCATCCTCCGAGTTCTATAAAGGAGGGGCTGCTTCTGGCTCTCGAGCCACACCAGAGAAGACAGTCCTTCCTCCTTCCATTTCTCTTTTTCCCTTTCCCTTGACAGGTTAGCGATCATCGCCGTTCATGGATCAACCACCCTCCTCTGTGAAGCTCCTGGGCTCGTGGGCGGACTCCCACACCCACCGCGTCCAGCTCGCCCTCAAGCTCAAGGGCTTGGAGTTCGAGTACCAGGAGGAGGACTTCATCAACCCCAGCCCCGCCCTCCTCCTCCACAACCCAGTCTACAAGAAGGTCCCCGCCCTCCTCCACGGTGGCCGCTCCATCGTCGAGTCCGTCGTCATCCTCCAGTACATCGACGAGACCTGGACCGACAACCCCATCATGCCCGCCGACCCCTTCGAGCGCGCCGTCACCCGCTTCTGGTGCCACTTCACCGACGATAAGGTGACCTCATGTATCTATCTATACGTCTCCCTTCTCATCGAGTTCGGCTCGATCTATCCTTACCTTTGCGTCGTCGGGAGTGCAGCTTGCCCCAGCGGTGGGCTTGGTGTTTTCGTCGTCGGGCGAAGGCCAGAAGGCG belongs to Musa acuminata AAA Group cultivar baxijiao chromosome BXJ3-5, Cavendish_Baxijiao_AAA, whole genome shotgun sequence and includes:
- the LOC103986243 gene encoding glutathione transferase GST 23-like, whose translation is MDQPPSSVKLLGSWADSHTHRVQLALKLKGLEFEYQEEDFINPSPALLLHNPVYKKVPALLHGGRSIVESVVILQYIDETWTDNPIMPADPFERAVTRFWCHFTDDKLAPAVGLVFSSSGEGQKAAVDQVHENLKLLERELKDGAFKGRRFFGGDKIGLLDIVLGCGSYWLAVFEEVMEVKLIDPESFPVFHAWLRDFEEQQEVKETIPAIDRLLEYARGIRQMMLSLSNSSSSSSINNAAASSG